From the genome of Spinacia oleracea cultivar Varoflay chromosome 2, BTI_SOV_V1, whole genome shotgun sequence, one region includes:
- the LOC110803925 gene encoding pentatricopeptide repeat-containing protein At1g02150: protein MILQSTLSPSTPHSLSSNLSSCSLYFPSGSRPFISFPSVKPLNHSIKCSVPQVYSHDTLDYEKRPMLKWNIAYKRISLMKNPELGVASVLNQCENEGKRFTKWELCRIVRELRKYKRFQLALEVYEWMSNRIERFRITSSDTAIQLDLIAKVHGVSSAEDYFGRLPDTLKDNRIFGALLNAYAGVKEKAKAESLMERMRNKGYLNHPLPYNVMMTLYMKLTEYDQVEKLVSEMKQKRIPLDLYSYNIWLSARGSGSAENMEQVFEEMKLEPTIVPNWTSFSTVASVYIKLGMLEKAEECLKDLEMRITGRDKMPYHYLISLYGSLGNKEEVYRVWNTYKTTFPNVPNWGYHSVISSLIRLGDIEGAEKIFEEWLPIKVSYDPKVANLLMGWYVREEPFEKAKSFFDSMIKGGGKPNSGSWEILGEGHMKEGRISEALSCFREAVLAESPKFWKPKPINVSAFLELCEKEGDHTNKEDFVVLLRQLGCFRDEFYRSLLAEHGGMELGEGEEGQLNNQNEDTQGGESELLFSNAE from the exons ATGATTCTGCAATCCACACTTTCACCCTCAACACcccactctctctcctcaaatttATCATCATGTTCCCTCTATTTCCCATCTGGGTCTCGCCCCTTCATATCTTTCCCAAGTGTTAAACCCCTGAACCATTCAATTAAGTGCTCTGTTCCTCAAGTTTATAGCCATGATACTCTGGACTATGAGAAAAGACCAATGCTAAAATGGAACATTGCATATAAGAGGATTTCTTTGATGAAAAACCCAGAATTGGGGGTTGCTTCTGTGTTGAATCAGTGTGAGAATGAAGGCAAGAGGTTTACTAAATGGGAACTTTGTAGGATTGTCAGAGAACTCAGGAAGTATAAGCGATTCCAGCTTGCTCTTGag GTCTATGAATGGATGAGTAACAGAATAGAGAGGTTCAGAATAACCAGCAGTGACACAGCTATCCAACTAGACCTAATTGCCAAAGTTCATGGAGTTTCAAGTGCAGAAGATTATTTTGGGAGGTTACCCGATACACTAAAGGACAATCGAATATTTGGGGCTCTTCTGAATGCCTATGCAGGGGTGAAAGAAAAAGCAAAAGCAGAGTCCTTGATGGAGCGAATGAGAAATAAAGGTTACCTTAATCACCCACTTCCTTATAATGTGATGATGACTCTTTACATGAAACTCACCGAATACGACCAAGTTGAGAAGCTGGTTTCTGAAATGAAGCAGAAAAGAATCCCACTTGATTTATACTCCTACAATATTTGGCTGTCTGCACGAGGCTCCGGTTCTGCTGAAAATATGGAGCAAGTTTTTGAAGAAATGAAGTTGGAACCAACAATTGTTCCTAATTGGACTAGTTTCAGCACTGTAGCTTCTGTTTATATCAAGTTAGGGATGCTTGAAAAAGCAGAAGAGTGCCTTAAAGACCTTGAGATGAGAATCACCGGACGGGACAAGATGCCATATCATTATCTTATAAGTCTTTATGGTAGTTTGGGAAACAAAGAAGAGGTTTACCGTGTTTGGAACACATATAAAACGACTTTTCCGAATGTTCCAAACTGGGGATATCATTCTGTGATCTCATCACTTATCAGGTTGGGTGACATTGAGGGGGCTGAGAAAATTTTCGAAGAATGGCTTCCAATAAAGGTTTCCTATGACCCTAAAGTTGCGAATCTTCTTATGGGGTGGTATGTTCGGGAAGAACCTTTTGAGAAAGCCAAGAGTTTCTTTGATAGCATGATTAAAGGAGGAGGGAAGCCAAATTCAGGCTCGTGGGAGATTCTTGGAGAAGGTCATATGAAAGAGGGGAGGATTTCTGAAGCATTATCTTGCTTCAGGGAAGCTGTATTAGCTGAATCTCCAAAATTTTGGAAGCCCAAACCTATTAATGTATCTGCCTTTTTAGAGCTCTGCGAAAAAGAAGGCGATCACACCAACAAGGAGGACTTTGTTGTGTTGTTGAGGCAACTCGGTTGCTTCCGAGACGAGTTTTACAGGTCGCTTCTAGCGGAACATGGTGGCATGGAACTTGGCGAGGGTGAAGAAGGACAGCTAAATAACCAAAATGAAGACACACAGGGTGGGGAATCTGAATTGCTGTTTTCAAATGCGGAGTGA